The following coding sequences lie in one Chionomys nivalis chromosome 8, mChiNiv1.1, whole genome shotgun sequence genomic window:
- the LOC130880506 gene encoding protein S100-A11, whose translation MFKPTETEGCIESLIAVFQKYSGKDGNSCPLSKTEFLTFMNTELAAFTKNQKDPGVLDRMMKKLDLNSDGQLDFQEFLNLIGGLAVACHDSFLMSSQKRF comes from the coding sequence ATGttcaaacccacagagactgaGGGATGCATCGAGTCCCTGATTGCCGTTTTCCAAAAGTACAGTGGGAAGGATGGGAACAGCTGCCCACTCTCCAAAACGGAGTTCCTCACCTTCATGAACACGGAGCTGGCCGCCTTCACGAAGAACCAGAAGGACCCTGGTGTCCTGGACCGCATGATGAAGAAGCTGGATCTCAACAGTGATGGGCAGCTAGATTTCCAAGAGTTTCTCAACCTCATTGGTGGCTTAGCCGTAGCATGCCATGATTCCTTCCTCATGAGTTCCCAGAAGCGTTTCTaa
- the Tmc7 gene encoding transmembrane channel-like protein 7 produces MSEGSAGDPGRGSSRQRATHPENMSLGSSCFSPSVNFLQELPSYRSVARRRTNIVSRDKQSGTLLKPTDSYSSQLDGGITENLSSQSIRKYALNISEKRRLRDIQETQMKYLSEWDQWKRYSSKSWKRFLEKAREMTTHLELWRKDIRSIEGKFGTGIQSYFSFLRFLVVLNLVIFLIIFVLVLLPILLTKYKITNSTFVFVPFKDMDIECTVYPISSPGLIYFYSFIIDLLSGTGFLEKTSLFYGHYTIDGVKFQNFTYDLPLAYLISTIAYLALSLLWIVKRSVEGFKINLIRSEEHFQSYCNKIFAGWDFCITNRSMAELKHSSLRYELRADLEEERIRQKIAERTSEETIRIYSLRLFLNCIVLAVLAACFYAIYLATTFSQEHMKKEINKMVFGENLLILYLPSIVITLANFITPIIFAKIIHYEDYSPGFEIRLTILRCVFMRLATICVLVFTLGSKITSCGDSTCELCGYNQKLYPCWETQVGQEMYKLMIFDFIIILAVTLFVDFPRKLLVTYCASSKLIQCWGQQEFAIPDNVLGIVYGQTICWIGAFFSPLLPAIATLKFIITFYVKELSLLYTCRPSPRQFRASNSNFFFLLVLLIGLCLAIIPLTISMSRIPSSKACGPFTNFNTTWEVIPQTVSTFPSSLQTLIHGVTSEAFAVPFFMIICLVMFYFIALAGAHKRVVVQLREQLSLESRDKRYLIQKLTEAQRDVRSQPA; encoded by the exons AGAACATGTCTCTGGGTTCTAGCTGCTTCTCTCCGTCTGTGAACTTCCTTCAAGAGCTGCCAAGCTATCGATCAGTGGCGCGCAGGAGGACAAACATCGTCTCCCGGGACAAGCAGAGCGGCACCCTGCTAAAGCCGACGGACTCCTACAGTTCCCAGCTGGATGGAGGAATCACAGAAAACCTCAGCAGTCAGTCCATCCGCAAGTACGCGCTGAACATCTCAGAGAAGCGGAGACTGAG GGACATTCAGGAAACCCAGATGAAGTATTTATCGGAGTGGGACCAGTGGAAACGGTACAGCAGCAAGTCCTGGAAGAGGTTCCTAGAGAAAGCCCGTGAGATGACCACCCACCTGGAGCTGTGGCGGAAGGACATCCGCAGCATCGAAG GGAAGTTCGGCACGGGGATCCAGTCCTACTTCTCTTTCCTACGGTTCCTGGTGGTCCTGAACCTGGTGATATTCCTGATCATCTTCGTGTTGGTTTTGCTCCCCATCTTACTCACCAAGTACAAGATCACCAACAGCACCTTTGTGTTCGTGCCGTTCAAAGACATGG ATATTGAGTGCACAGTCTATCCGATAAGCAGCCCTGGCCTCATTTACTTTTACAGTTTCATCATCGACTTGCTCTCTGGCACG GGTTTCCTGGAGAAGACCAGCCTTTTTTATGGACACTACACCATTGATGGAGTAAAATTTCAGAACTTCACGTATGATTTGCCCCTGGCTTACTTAATAAGCACAATTGCCTACCTGGCCCTGAGTCTCCTCTGGATAGTGAAAAG GTCGGTGGAAGGGTTCAAGATCAACCTGATCCGGAGCGAGGAGCACTTCCAGAGTTACTGTAACAAGATCTTCGCTGGCTGGGACTTCTGCATCACTAACCGCAGCATGGCCGAGCTGAAACACAGCAGCCTGCGCTATGAGCTCCGA GCAGATCTGGAGGAAGAGCGGATACGACAGAAAATAGCCGAAAGGACCTCGGAGGAAACCATACGCATTTACTCTCTGAGATTGTTCTTGAACTGCATCGTGCTGGCCGTGCTCGCGGCCTGCTTCTATGCCATCTACCTAGCCACTACCTTCTCACAAGAGCACATGAAGAAA GAAATTAACAAGATGGTTTTTGGGGAGAACCTCTTGATATTGTACCTCCCGTCCATTGTGATCACACTGGCCAATTTCATCACCCCAATCATCTTTGCCAAGATCATCCACTATGAGGATTACTCGCCAGGCTTCGAGATCCGCCTGACAATTCTTAG GTGTGTCTTCATGCGGCTGGCCACCATCTGCGTGCTGGTGTTCACGCTGGGCTCCAAGATCACATCCTGCGGTGACAGCACCTGTGAACTCTGCGGCTATAACCAGAAGCTCTACCCG TGCTGGGAGACACAGGTAGGACAGGAAATGTACAAGCTGATGATCTTCGACTTCATCATCATCCTGGCGGTGACACTGTTCGTGGATTTCCCTCGGAA GCTCCTGGTGACCTACTGTGCATCCTCGAAGCTGATCCAGTGCTGGGGACAGCAGGAATTTGCCATCCCAGACAACGTCCTGGGTATCGTGTACGGGCAGACCATCTGCTGGATTGGAGCCTTCTTCTCCCCGCTCCTCCCCGCCATCGCCACCTTGAAATTCATTATCACCTTTTACGTGAAAGAG CTGAGTCTTCTTTATACCTGCAGACCCTCCCCAAGGCAGTTCAGAGCATCCAATTCTAACTTCTTCTTCCTGCTGGTGTTGCTGATTGGGCTGTGCTTAGCAATTATACCACTAACAATCAGCATGTCTCG CATCCCTTCCTCGAAAGCCTGTGGGCCGTTCACCAACTTCAACACCACCTGGGAGGTCATCCCCCAGACGGTGAGCACCTTCCCCAGCTCGCTGCAGACTCTGATCCATGGTGTCACATCGGAAGCCTTTGCCGTGCCTTTCTTCATGATCATCTG CCTGGTCATGTTCTACTTCATCGCACTGGCTGGAGCACACAAGCGGGTAGTTGTCCAGCTCCGAGAGCAGCTGTCCCTG GAGAGTCGTGACAAGCGTTATCTTATCCAGAAACTAACCGAAGCTCAAAGGGATGTGCGGAGCCAGCCTGCTTGA